One region of uncultured Methanolobus sp. genomic DNA includes:
- a CDS encoding S-layer protein domain-containing protein, which produces MAANAEPLRISSAFGMDTDNDTSASNDTLLINGTGIFLTTGDSWDFYQDYSLNVRSVNQDRKQAWVELSHNGELLQDDILSEGDIFVYSKSTEILNITVDTIYISPSGELITFKPVYQYLDKDYPEPEIEEIADNFSQEKDDQNFTGNASFAKTEGFTIFQALACVSAVILFRVVTSK; this is translated from the coding sequence ATGGCTGCTAATGCTGAACCTTTACGTATCAGCTCCGCTTTTGGTATGGATACAGATAATGATACCAGTGCTAGTAATGATACTTTACTGATTAACGGAACAGGAATATTCCTTACAACAGGTGATTCATGGGATTTTTATCAGGACTATTCATTAAATGTCAGGAGTGTCAATCAGGACAGAAAGCAAGCATGGGTGGAGCTTTCACATAATGGTGAGCTGCTGCAGGATGATATTCTGTCCGAGGGTGACATTTTTGTATATTCAAAAAGTACGGAAATCCTGAATATTACTGTAGATACTATCTATATAAGTCCCAGCGGAGAATTAATTACCTTTAAACCTGTGTACCAGTATCTTGACAAAGATTATCCTGAACCTGAAATCGAGGAGATAGCAGATAATTTCAGTCAGGAAAAAGATGATCAGAATTTTACAGGCAATGCGTCATTTGCAAAAACTGAGGGATTTACTATATTCCAGGCACTTGCATGTGTTTCAGCGGTAATATTGTTCAGAGTTGTCACTAGTAAGTGA
- a CDS encoding RNA methyltransferase: MDLRIVLVEPLYQGNVGSVTRAMKNFGFSDLVLVNPCKLEGEARAMSSHARDLLESAKRVSTLKEAIDDCSIVIGTSGIAGSRFDLHLRVPGYSPKEMKERLSGTDGKVAVLFGREDNGFTREELKKCDMILTIPTSEVYPVMNLSHAVAVVLYEFSSIEPGDTPLAEPFDIRLLYEHLTELLDDIDYPEHKKEKTDLMLKRIFGRACLMPREVQTLRGIIRKIQRNCSNEDGNYETFHGNDE, translated from the coding sequence ATGGATCTTAGAATAGTGCTTGTTGAACCCCTGTACCAGGGAAATGTAGGTTCAGTCACAAGGGCAATGAAGAATTTTGGATTCTCTGACCTTGTACTTGTTAATCCCTGTAAGCTTGAAGGAGAAGCAAGGGCAATGTCATCTCATGCAAGGGATCTGCTGGAAAGCGCAAAGAGAGTTTCAACCCTTAAGGAAGCTATTGATGACTGTAGTATTGTTATAGGTACATCGGGCATAGCAGGTTCAAGATTTGATCTGCACCTGCGTGTTCCAGGTTATTCTCCAAAAGAAATGAAAGAACGACTGAGCGGAACGGATGGAAAAGTTGCAGTCCTCTTTGGCAGGGAAGACAACGGTTTTACCAGAGAGGAACTCAAAAAATGCGACATGATACTGACAATTCCTACATCAGAGGTTTATCCGGTAATGAACCTCTCTCACGCAGTTGCAGTTGTTCTCTATGAATTCAGTTCAATAGAACCAGGTGACACTCCACTGGCAGAGCCATTTGATATCAGGCTTCTTTATGAACACCTGACAGAACTCCTTGACGATATTGATTACCCGGAACACAAGAAGGAAAAAACAGACCTGATGCTCAAAAGAATATTCGGAAGAGCATGCCTCATGCCAAGGGAAGTCCAGACACTGCGTGGTATTATCAGGAAAATACAGAGAAACTGCAGCAATGAAGATGGAAATTATGAGACTTTTCATGGAAATGACGAATGA
- a CDS encoding minichromosome maintenance protein MCM — MTEGKWDEKFVVFLKKYYWDDILQLANNYPDQRSLEVDFYDLDVFDREIANELLFNPDEVMPSANNALQEIDLPVEKKLIDTKVRFVKIPNKIPNRDLRSKHLSQFVAIEGMIRKATEVRPKVLNAAFQCMRCEHVTMVPQNEIKFVEPVECENETCGRKGPFKIVVNQSVFVDAQKLQIQESPENLKGGSQPQSLDVDIEDDLAGLVKPGDRVIINGVLRSHQRTTREGKSPFYDLVLHANSIEYTDLEFDELEISPEEEEEILALSRDPEVYNKVIGSIAPSIYGYEEVKEALSLQLFSGVAKHLPDGSRVRGDIHMLFMGDPGVAKSQLLRYMVKLSPRGVFASGKSASSSGLTAAAVRDDLGDGRWTLEAGALVMADMGIAAVDEMDKMSTEDKSALHEAMEQQTISVAKAGILATLKSRCALLGAANPKYGRFDRYESISQQINMPPALISRFDMIFVMLDTPNEDVDSRIANHILKSHYAGELSEQRKNLPTSNITQEQVDGHMKVIKPVIDPDFMRKYVAYSRRNIFPVMEEDAREHLVKFYMDLRKMGEGKDAPVPVTARQLEALVRLAEASARLRLSNVATMDDAKRTTRIVYSCLKQVGVDPNTGAFDVDVIASGTSKSQRDRIKTIKEIIKMVGEKHPGGKAPLEEVYAEAQNQQIDRQHAEDLIGRMRRSGDLIKPDKEHVKVV, encoded by the coding sequence ATGACTGAAGGTAAGTGGGACGAAAAATTCGTAGTTTTCCTGAAAAAATACTACTGGGATGACATTCTTCAACTGGCTAATAATTACCCCGACCAGCGTAGTCTGGAAGTGGACTTCTACGACCTTGATGTTTTTGACAGGGAAATAGCAAATGAGCTCCTTTTTAATCCCGATGAAGTTATGCCAAGTGCCAACAACGCACTTCAGGAGATCGATCTTCCGGTTGAGAAAAAACTTATTGACACAAAAGTGCGTTTTGTGAAGATCCCGAACAAAATACCGAACAGGGATCTAAGAAGTAAACATCTCTCACAGTTCGTTGCTATTGAAGGAATGATACGCAAAGCAACAGAAGTACGTCCGAAGGTACTCAATGCTGCATTCCAGTGTATGCGTTGTGAGCATGTGACAATGGTTCCACAAAATGAGATCAAATTCGTTGAACCCGTGGAATGTGAGAACGAAACCTGTGGAAGAAAAGGCCCTTTTAAGATAGTAGTCAACCAGTCTGTTTTTGTCGATGCCCAGAAGCTTCAGATACAGGAATCTCCTGAAAACCTGAAAGGAGGGTCGCAGCCACAAAGTCTTGATGTTGATATTGAAGACGACCTTGCAGGTCTTGTAAAACCAGGTGATCGCGTTATTATCAATGGAGTGCTTCGCTCGCACCAGAGAACCACAAGGGAAGGAAAATCCCCATTCTATGATCTTGTCCTTCATGCAAATTCAATTGAGTACACTGACCTTGAGTTCGATGAACTTGAGATAAGTCCTGAAGAGGAGGAAGAGATCCTTGCCCTGAGTCGTGACCCGGAAGTATACAATAAGGTCATCGGTTCCATAGCTCCTTCCATCTATGGGTATGAAGAGGTGAAAGAAGCACTTTCACTTCAATTGTTCTCAGGGGTTGCCAAGCACCTTCCCGATGGTTCCAGAGTGCGCGGCGACATTCACATGCTCTTTATGGGTGACCCGGGTGTTGCGAAAAGTCAGTTGCTCAGGTATATGGTAAAGCTCTCACCACGTGGTGTATTCGCATCAGGTAAGAGCGCATCATCAAGTGGTCTTACTGCCGCAGCGGTCCGTGATGATCTCGGTGATGGCCGCTGGACACTGGAAGCTGGTGCTCTTGTGATGGCTGATATGGGTATAGCTGCAGTGGACGAGATGGATAAGATGAGTACTGAGGATAAGAGTGCGCTCCACGAAGCAATGGAACAGCAGACAATCAGTGTTGCAAAGGCAGGTATACTTGCGACATTGAAATCAAGATGTGCACTTCTTGGTGCTGCTAACCCCAAATACGGGCGTTTTGACAGGTATGAGAGCATATCCCAGCAGATAAACATGCCACCTGCACTTATCTCAAGATTCGATATGATCTTTGTCATGCTGGACACTCCTAACGAGGATGTGGATTCGAGGATTGCAAATCACATTCTCAAGTCACACTATGCCGGTGAGCTGTCCGAACAGCGTAAGAACCTTCCTACAAGTAACATCACCCAGGAGCAGGTGGATGGTCATATGAAGGTAATAAAACCTGTCATTGATCCTGATTTCATGAGAAAATATGTGGCCTATTCGAGGAGGAACATATTCCCTGTAATGGAAGAGGATGCACGTGAGCATCTGGTCAAATTCTACATGGACCTGCGAAAGATGGGTGAGGGCAAGGATGCTCCAGTGCCTGTGACTGCCCGTCAGCTCGAAGCCCTTGTAAGACTTGCAGAAGCAAGTGCACGTCTGAGACTCAGCAACGTTGCAACTATGGATGATGCAAAGAGGACAACACGTATTGTCTATTCCTGCCTCAAGCAGGTCGGTGTTGATCCCAATACAGGTGCTTTCGATGTGGATGTCATAGCGTCCGGTACGAGCAAGAGCCAGAGGGACAGGATAAAGACTATCAAAGAGATAATTAAGATGGTCGGTGAGAAACATCCCGGTGGCAAGGCCCCGCTTGAAGAGGTCTATGCAGAAGCCCAGAATCAACAGATAGACAGGCAGCATGCCGAAGACCTGATTGGACGCATGAGGCGGTCCGGTGATCTTATAAAACCCGACAAAGAACATGTAAAAGTAGTTTAG
- a CDS encoding respiratory nitrate reductase subunit gamma — protein MDYFAGVTDALRVTFVQMMLISFIAMGIFVVGMYMNLKKWGMGSTGYGAAPSKSIMAFPKMLMYQMSEHAHVHNQSVLETFVLDILFQRRILRRSPLRWFMHFTIFVGWMTLFAMSGAMFAVEMIHLIGEKVGYAHDLPWFMIPETFRELLAVPNDVFSYILLVGIIIAIYRRLFVSKVREATIAYDSILLIGLTIITISGFVADGIRTGRLWGIGLDADLAPPMALFHVVISLLFCIAYIPFSKYIHIIAIPLALLANKGGE, from the coding sequence ATGGATTATTTTGCCGGTGTAACCGATGCACTAAGGGTTACTTTTGTGCAGATGATGCTCATTTCCTTTATTGCCATGGGTATTTTTGTTGTAGGAATGTACATGAACTTAAAGAAATGGGGAATGGGTTCCACAGGATATGGTGCTGCTCCATCTAAGAGTATAATGGCATTCCCGAAAATGCTCATGTATCAGATGAGTGAGCATGCACATGTTCACAATCAGTCAGTTCTTGAAACATTTGTCCTTGACATCCTTTTCCAGAGAAGGATTCTGAGAAGAAGCCCTCTCAGATGGTTTATGCACTTCACGATTTTCGTTGGCTGGATGACACTTTTCGCAATGTCCGGTGCAATGTTCGCTGTTGAAATGATACACCTGATAGGCGAGAAGGTAGGATATGCTCATGATCTTCCTTGGTTCATGATCCCTGAGACATTCAGAGAGCTCCTTGCAGTGCCAAATGATGTATTCAGTTACATACTTCTTGTAGGTATCATTATAGCAATCTACAGAAGGCTCTTTGTCTCAAAGGTAAGAGAAGCGACGATCGCATACGATTCAATTCTTCTTATCGGACTTACTATTATCACAATTTCCGGATTCGTCGCAGACGGAATAAGGACCGGCAGGCTTTGGGGAATTGGACTCGATGCAGATCTTGCACCACCAATGGCACTTTTCCATGTGGTAATCTCACTTCTGTTCTGTATTGCATACATCCCGTTCAGTAAATATATCCATATAATTGCGATACCACTCGCACTCCTTGCAAATAAGGGAGGAGAATAA
- a CDS encoding phosphoserine phosphatase, whose protein sequence is MSDIDVSSMSERDLKNKVNDLRTEIGHLDRELKGIFRELKLHRTNTDDLKQKRDKLNSQVKELVAKARDEKSKRDDINAKIASLKASRSAVNEKTQMFSDNINELKTKRDELNKMSKGSVETLSKAYAADLELFLNADIPLKHEIDLFGRLLELKGRLGAAFDANAMHERLMETYSESKEVFESREDFGSEIGKLAEESQKYHLAMIDFYNQADELRKAADTAHSQISEKYAVTAPIREKIDPLKKKIAAFREELDVYLSKLNDIQVEKDDKKQEEQLVVAKEKLEKSGRLSLEDLKVLMEKGDLKF, encoded by the coding sequence ATGAGCGATATCGATGTTTCATCAATGAGTGAAAGGGACCTCAAAAACAAGGTAAATGATCTTCGTACAGAGATAGGCCATCTCGACCGCGAACTCAAAGGTATTTTCCGTGAACTCAAACTTCACCGCACAAATACCGATGACCTGAAGCAGAAGAGGGACAAGCTGAATTCCCAGGTAAAAGAACTGGTAGCAAAAGCACGCGATGAAAAGTCTAAAAGAGACGACATCAATGCAAAGATAGCTTCACTGAAAGCATCAAGAAGTGCTGTCAATGAAAAGACCCAAATGTTCTCTGATAACATTAATGAACTGAAGACAAAAAGGGACGAGCTTAACAAAATGTCCAAGGGAAGTGTGGAAACACTGTCCAAAGCCTATGCTGCTGACCTTGAGCTATTCCTTAATGCAGACATCCCTTTGAAACACGAGATAGACCTTTTTGGAAGACTTCTTGAACTTAAAGGACGGCTTGGAGCTGCTTTTGATGCAAATGCAATGCATGAAAGACTGATGGAAACTTATTCCGAATCAAAAGAAGTATTTGAATCCAGAGAGGATTTCGGTAGTGAGATCGGCAAACTTGCAGAAGAGTCACAGAAATACCATCTTGCTATGATCGACTTCTACAATCAGGCAGATGAACTGAGGAAAGCAGCAGACACAGCACACTCACAGATATCTGAAAAATATGCAGTTACCGCACCTATCAGGGAAAAGATCGATCCTCTCAAAAAGAAGATCGCAGCTTTCAGAGAGGAACTTGATGTTTATCTTAGCAAGCTCAATGACATTCAGGTTGAAAAGGATGACAAGAAGCAGGAAGAACAACTTGTTGTTGCAAAAGAGAAACTCGAAAAGAGTGGTCGCCTGAGTCTTGAAGACCTGAAAGTGCTTATGGAAAAGGGAGATCTGAAGTTCTGA
- a CDS encoding acetyl-CoA carboxylase biotin carboxylase subunit — MFRKVLIANRGEIAIRAMRACRELGVQTVAVHSEADRNALFAKYADEAYNIGPAPSSQSYLNGDRIIEVALECGAEGIHPGYGFLSENAKFARKCEEAGITFIGPSSKSIEQMGSKIAARNTMIEAGVPVVPGTNEAISDSEKAADIADGIGYPVIIKASAGGGGIGMKIVHCRADFHSALSSIQSVAESAFGDSTVFIEKYVEEPRHIEFQILADKYGDAVYVMERECSIQRRHQKLIEEAPSPVITPELRKQMGETAVKAAKAIGYENAGTVEFLYSKGDFYFLEVNTRLQVEHTISEMITGIDLAKQQLHIACGEPLPFKQEDISIRGWAIECRINAEDPLNDFAPSPGKIRRYRSAGGPGIRVDSGVHMGYTISPYYDSMISKLCAWGSDRDEAIDRMQRALYEYVVVGVTTNIPFHKAVLRHPAFREGKLTTHFIDDYNIIDDVRKVVKEDSTRGATLASALANKDQKVAAVTAAVNSYVETAKKQTK, encoded by the coding sequence ATGTTCAGGAAAGTACTTATCGCTAACAGGGGTGAGATAGCAATTCGTGCAATGCGTGCATGCCGTGAACTTGGTGTGCAGACAGTTGCAGTACACTCCGAAGCTGACAGGAATGCTCTCTTTGCAAAGTATGCAGATGAAGCGTACAATATCGGTCCTGCTCCTTCCAGCCAGAGCTATCTGAATGGTGACAGGATAATAGAAGTTGCACTCGAATGCGGAGCAGAAGGGATTCATCCGGGATATGGTTTCCTTTCTGAAAATGCTAAATTTGCACGCAAGTGTGAGGAAGCAGGTATTACATTTATTGGTCCTTCCAGCAAGTCTATTGAGCAGATGGGAAGCAAAATTGCTGCCAGGAATACAATGATCGAGGCTGGAGTTCCTGTGGTTCCGGGGACTAATGAAGCAATCTCAGACTCAGAGAAAGCTGCAGATATTGCTGATGGTATTGGTTATCCTGTTATCATTAAGGCATCTGCAGGTGGCGGTGGAATTGGGATGAAGATCGTTCATTGCAGAGCTGATTTCCACTCTGCCCTTAGTTCAATACAGTCTGTTGCAGAATCTGCATTTGGTGATTCAACAGTATTTATTGAGAAATACGTGGAAGAACCAAGGCATATTGAGTTCCAGATACTTGCTGACAAGTATGGTGATGCTGTGTATGTCATGGAAAGGGAATGTTCAATCCAGCGCAGACATCAGAAACTCATAGAAGAAGCTCCTTCTCCGGTAATAACTCCTGAGTTGCGTAAGCAGATGGGTGAAACTGCTGTAAAAGCCGCAAAGGCAATTGGCTATGAGAATGCCGGTACAGTAGAGTTTCTCTATTCAAAAGGTGATTTCTATTTCCTTGAAGTTAACACAAGACTTCAGGTGGAACACACTATCAGTGAGATGATCACCGGTATCGATCTTGCAAAACAACAGCTTCATATCGCATGTGGTGAACCGTTGCCATTCAAACAGGAAGACATCAGTATCCGTGGGTGGGCAATTGAATGTCGTATCAATGCCGAGGACCCGCTGAATGATTTTGCTCCATCTCCCGGAAAGATCAGGAGATACCGCTCTGCAGGAGGACCGGGTATAAGGGTTGACAGTGGTGTTCACATGGGTTATACCATTTCACCATATTATGATTCAATGATATCCAAGCTCTGTGCATGGGGAAGTGACAGGGATGAGGCTATTGACAGGATGCAGCGTGCACTCTATGAGTATGTCGTTGTAGGTGTAACTACTAACATCCCATTTCACAAGGCTGTCCTGAGACATCCTGCATTCAGGGAAGGAAAACTCACCACTCATTTCATAGACGACTACAACATCATTGATGATGTCAGAAAGGTTGTTAAGGAAGATTCCACCAGGGGAGCTACACTTGCATCAGCACTTGCTAACAAGGACCAGAAGGTTGCTGCTGTTACTGCTGCTGTCAATTCATATGTTGAAACCGCGAAAAAACAGACAAAGTAA
- a CDS encoding DUF424 family protein, with amino-acid sequence MYLKIHKSGDSTIVALCDRELIGKTLKEGNITVKITEDFYKGELISQEKAIDILSGATNINIFGKKAVSCAVECGVVDKNNVKIINEVAHAQVFRI; translated from the coding sequence ATGTATCTGAAGATTCATAAATCAGGTGACAGCACCATTGTTGCCCTTTGTGATAGAGAACTGATTGGAAAGACTCTTAAAGAAGGTAATATAACAGTTAAAATAACGGAAGATTTCTACAAAGGGGAACTCATATCGCAGGAAAAGGCAATTGATATTCTTTCCGGAGCAACAAATATCAACATCTTCGGCAAGAAAGCAGTTTCCTGTGCTGTTGAATGCGGGGTTGTAGACAAGAATAATGTGAAGATAATTAATGAAGTAGCACATGCCCAGGTATTCCGGATATAA
- a CDS encoding biotin--[acetyl-CoA-carboxylase] ligase, with product MNDNKKEIIYILRKSEGNPVSGQEIGEKLGITRAMVWKYVRALRKEGYDIRSSPKTGYILDSCPDKIDPEMLQGILKTSLIGNDIRYYSELESTNNTAREIAMSVPEGAVVIAETQKKGRGRMGTEWQSAPGGIWISLILHPSIPLENLSKITLVAGIAVTNALRGIGVDARIKWPNDVLVNGKKICGILTEVSAEIGKVDYVVLGIGINVNVKLSGLKDEVRRNSTSIANETGKPIDRTSFLASLLYELEQQYIRFKTRKFAEIVDEWINLSDTIGRNVKVMTPTMLIEGKAVGITEKGALVVLDKNNKKHEIIAGNCRYSD from the coding sequence GTGAATGATAATAAAAAAGAGATTATCTACATATTAAGAAAATCAGAAGGAAATCCGGTATCAGGTCAGGAGATAGGGGAGAAACTCGGTATTACGAGGGCAATGGTATGGAAATATGTCAGGGCTCTTAGAAAAGAGGGATATGATATACGCTCTTCACCGAAGACTGGCTATATACTGGATTCCTGCCCGGACAAAATTGATCCTGAGATGTTGCAAGGCATTCTTAAAACCAGCCTTATTGGTAATGACATCCGTTATTATTCAGAGCTGGAATCTACCAACAATACTGCCAGAGAAATTGCTATGAGTGTTCCTGAAGGGGCAGTCGTAATAGCAGAGACCCAGAAAAAAGGCAGGGGAAGAATGGGTACGGAATGGCAATCTGCTCCGGGCGGCATCTGGATATCTCTTATACTACACCCTTCCATACCACTTGAGAACCTGTCAAAGATAACTCTTGTTGCAGGTATTGCAGTGACCAATGCTCTCAGGGGTATAGGTGTGGATGCACGTATCAAATGGCCCAACGACGTGCTTGTTAATGGTAAAAAAATATGTGGAATCCTCACGGAAGTCAGTGCCGAGATCGGAAAAGTGGATTATGTTGTACTTGGTATCGGTATCAATGTAAATGTCAAGCTTTCCGGGCTGAAAGATGAGGTCCGAAGAAATTCCACCAGCATTGCAAATGAAACCGGAAAACCTATTGACAGGACATCTTTCCTTGCTTCTCTTCTTTATGAGCTTGAACAGCAATATATAAGGTTCAAGACAAGGAAGTTTGCTGAAATTGTAGATGAGTGGATCAATCTTTCGGATACTATTGGCAGAAATGTGAAGGTCATGACTCCTACAATGCTCATCGAAGGAAAAGCAGTTGGAATAACTGAAAAAGGTGCTCTTGTGGTTCTTGACAAAAATAACAAAAAACACGAGATCATTGCCGGAAATTGCCGTTACAGTGATTAG
- a CDS encoding DUF116 domain-containing protein, translating to MYRIIGIIVTLLFIMSVLLAATALLVSRISLNRHVWLAGFFAGILDFFYMPLKYFFYKLSDPRILDKWMVSLKNISSRNSFKKTERRMIIAPHCMRHMDCPASSKRTGIQCVSCGKCIFSRLREDAQKYGYDLYIVTGSSFVKHVIKEKSYDSALLIACDYELNKVMMGLKGKKLVTYGIPMLNDGCFNTEVEYEKVIETLEMFSK from the coding sequence ATGTATAGAATAATTGGCATTATTGTCACTCTTTTATTCATCATGTCCGTCCTGCTGGCAGCAACAGCGTTGCTGGTTAGTCGTATCAGCCTAAACAGGCATGTGTGGCTTGCAGGATTCTTTGCAGGTATACTGGACTTTTTCTATATGCCCCTGAAATATTTCTTCTATAAATTATCCGACCCACGTATTCTTGACAAGTGGATGGTATCCCTGAAGAATATCTCCAGCAGGAACAGTTTTAAGAAAACTGAGAGACGCATGATCATTGCCCCTCATTGTATGAGGCATATGGATTGTCCTGCATCATCCAAAAGAACTGGTATACAATGTGTTTCATGTGGAAAATGCATATTTTCCAGACTCAGGGAAGATGCACAAAAATATGGGTACGATCTCTATATTGTAACAGGTTCATCTTTTGTCAAGCATGTTATCAAAGAAAAGAGCTATGACTCAGCTTTACTCATCGCATGTGACTATGAGCTTAATAAAGTCATGATGGGGTTAAAAGGAAAAAAACTTGTAACATACGGTATACCCATGCTTAATGACGGATGTTTCAACACAGAAGTTGAATATGAGAAAGTGATTGAAACTCTGGAAATGTTCTCTAAGTAA
- a CDS encoding DUF116 domain-containing protein: MQVPYELLGKVFIIIFLTALVVLSIALLVGAYSFKNHKILFPNFVLFILYLFYGPAKWICRVFGIKDTLVDEILVEVRNAVMLEQFKEIKSGRVVFLPQCLRHPNCKARCDPLIGYECKLCGLCDIGTICKAANERDFEVYVIPGGSFVKKIIKAHQPESCIGVACYPELAESMQGASPFMVVQGVSLLQDGCYNTKVDVTDVIRKMEECDDV, from the coding sequence ATGCAAGTTCCTTATGAATTACTTGGAAAAGTCTTTATTATCATATTTCTGACTGCGCTTGTAGTACTGTCAATTGCGTTATTGGTTGGTGCTTATAGCTTTAAGAATCACAAAATTTTGTTTCCAAATTTTGTTCTCTTCATCCTTTACCTGTTCTACGGACCTGCAAAATGGATATGCAGGGTATTCGGTATCAAAGATACCCTTGTAGATGAGATTCTTGTAGAGGTACGCAATGCTGTTATGCTTGAACAATTTAAAGAGATCAAAAGTGGCAGGGTTGTGTTCCTCCCTCAGTGTCTCAGGCATCCGAACTGTAAAGCACGTTGTGATCCTTTAATAGGATATGAATGCAAATTGTGTGGTCTGTGTGATATCGGAACGATATGTAAAGCTGCCAATGAACGGGATTTTGAAGTTTACGTAATACCAGGTGGCAGTTTTGTGAAAAAAATTATCAAAGCACATCAACCTGAAAGTTGTATAGGGGTAGCATGCTATCCTGAACTTGCAGAGTCCATGCAGGGTGCATCACCATTTATGGTTGTGCAGGGAGTTTCACTATTGCAGGATGGATGCTACAATACTAAAGTAGATGTGACTGATGTCATAAGAAAAATGGAGGAATGCGATGATGTATAG
- a CDS encoding (Fe-S)-binding protein → MAKREPSITTENFTAVQLMELDSCSRCGECVEWCPTYDASGQDPGLAPRDKILRWREYMNKSYGLRAKLFGPKEISEEEIEQFKDDVYGCTTCGMCATVCESAINTVELWESMRANLVKRGNGPFGKQGAFLKLIGEYKNPYMADNKDRTNWFPEDIKIEDKAEILYFGGCTAELRQRKLALATARVLNKLGIKFTMLGEDEICCGSALIRTGQYYINDIAKDNAQKNIDNIKAKGAKIVLYACAGCFRASKVDWPRLTGKELPFKVMHITEYLQDLIEKGEIQWETSVDKKVTYHDPCHLGRHVGVFEPPRAVLEAIPGIEFIEMERIEENQRCCGAGGGVKAGIPDLALGVASTRVEDALATNADLLSSACPFCKRNLSDGRDAIGAKELEVEDVIVLTAEAMGIDLSDTPDE, encoded by the coding sequence ATGGCAAAACGTGAACCATCTATTACAACTGAAAACTTTACAGCTGTCCAGCTTATGGAACTAGACTCATGCAGTCGCTGTGGCGAGTGTGTGGAATGGTGTCCAACATACGATGCATCCGGACAGGACCCGGGACTTGCACCAAGGGACAAAATTCTCAGGTGGAGAGAGTACATGAACAAGTCCTATGGACTTCGTGCTAAGCTCTTCGGTCCGAAAGAGATCTCAGAGGAAGAGATAGAACAGTTCAAAGATGATGTATATGGCTGTACAACATGCGGTATGTGTGCAACAGTCTGTGAATCCGCAATCAACACGGTAGAACTCTGGGAATCCATGCGTGCAAACCTTGTAAAGCGTGGAAACGGTCCGTTCGGTAAGCAGGGTGCTTTCCTCAAGCTCATTGGTGAGTACAAGAACCCATATATGGCTGACAATAAGGACAGAACCAACTGGTTCCCTGAAGATATCAAGATCGAAGACAAGGCAGAGATTCTCTATTTCGGAGGATGTACTGCAGAACTCAGGCAGAGAAAACTTGCACTTGCAACAGCACGTGTACTCAACAAGCTTGGGATCAAGTTCACAATGCTTGGTGAGGATGAGATCTGCTGTGGTTCAGCACTTATCAGGACAGGACAGTACTACATAAATGACATTGCAAAGGATAATGCACAGAAGAATATTGATAACATCAAGGCAAAAGGTGCTAAAATAGTACTCTATGCATGTGCAGGATGCTTCAGAGCTTCTAAAGTAGACTGGCCAAGGCTTACCGGAAAGGAACTTCCATTTAAGGTAATGCACATCACAGAGTACCTTCAGGACCTTATTGAGAAAGGAGAGATCCAGTGGGAGACATCAGTTGACAAGAAGGTCACATACCACGATCCATGTCACCTTGGCCGTCACGTTGGTGTTTTTGAGCCGCCAAGAGCAGTACTCGAAGCAATTCCAGGCATTGAGTTCATTGAGATGGAAAGGATCGAAGAGAACCAGCGCTGCTGCGGAGCCGGTGGTGGTGTAAAAGCAGGTATTCCTGATCTTGCACTCGGTGTTGCTTCAACTCGTGTTGAAGACGCACTTGCAACAAATGCAGATCTCCTTTCAAGCGCTTGCCCATTCTGCAAGAGAAACCTTAGCGACGGAAGGGACGCAATAGGTGCAAAGGAACTTGAGGTCGAGGATGTCATTGTTCTGACAGCAGAAGCAATGGGAATCGATCTTAGTGACACACCAGACGAGTGA